From one Nonomuraea polychroma genomic stretch:
- a CDS encoding alpha/beta fold hydrolase, whose translation MTTTKQRRRRARTRGLVIGVTVAALAGMTPGASAARDAQPTWRDCVGQGIPAGMQCAEIEVPVDWAKPDESKVKLDLARLPATESAHRIGSVLGVPGGPGANGIDDLKRAATDLTELRRRFDLVAYKPRTTVWRDQMPPSCMQPGTSLFEPQGQKQYKALAAAMTKALKECQNADKTGLFAHMDSLSVARDMDAVREALGEERLSFMANSYGGVPAAAYARLFPQRIRAMYLDGTINQVDGWRDQTLRTLPVLERVFTRFTTWCADTPACALHGQDAGAVWRKLIRDADRRPIPVTSSEFGKGELTGWHLRSFGFIGDPGPNNSRWLAFAEAVNKARGGDGSGFADFALGNARIWAAPGALAMTCADDRGYSSYAQLRKFRRQAEKISPNFGGASFDALGCTGWPLPVANPSRPLLTRGLPPFLGVGSTWGDYAWTESFTRMIPGSVTVGYDGPGHVMYLSGKTCPIQHATTYLTDLRLPKPGTTCPAE comes from the coding sequence ATGACGACAACCAAGCAGCGGCGCAGGCGCGCGAGGACCAGAGGGCTGGTCATCGGTGTAACGGTGGCGGCGCTGGCGGGAATGACCCCGGGGGCCTCCGCCGCTCGGGATGCGCAGCCGACCTGGCGGGACTGCGTCGGCCAGGGCATACCGGCGGGCATGCAGTGCGCTGAGATCGAGGTGCCGGTGGACTGGGCCAAGCCGGACGAGTCGAAGGTCAAACTGGACCTGGCCCGGCTGCCCGCCACCGAGTCTGCGCACCGGATCGGCAGCGTGCTGGGGGTTCCCGGCGGTCCCGGGGCCAACGGGATCGACGACCTGAAGCGCGCTGCGACCGACCTCACCGAACTGCGGCGCAGGTTCGACCTCGTCGCCTACAAGCCGCGCACCACCGTGTGGCGTGATCAGATGCCCCCATCTTGCATGCAGCCTGGAACGTCACTGTTCGAGCCACAGGGGCAGAAGCAGTACAAGGCCTTGGCCGCGGCGATGACCAAGGCCCTCAAAGAGTGCCAGAACGCGGACAAGACCGGCCTGTTCGCCCACATGGACTCTCTGTCGGTGGCCAGAGACATGGACGCGGTTCGCGAGGCTCTGGGCGAGGAACGGCTGAGCTTCATGGCCAACTCCTACGGAGGGGTGCCCGCCGCCGCCTATGCCCGGCTGTTCCCGCAGCGCATCCGAGCCATGTACCTCGACGGGACGATCAACCAGGTCGACGGCTGGCGCGACCAGACGCTGCGGACTCTGCCCGTCCTGGAACGGGTCTTCACCAGATTCACCACCTGGTGTGCGGACACCCCCGCCTGCGCGTTGCACGGACAGGACGCCGGGGCGGTCTGGCGCAAGCTCATTCGAGACGCCGATCGCAGGCCGATCCCGGTCACGTCGTCCGAGTTCGGCAAGGGCGAGCTGACCGGATGGCATCTGAGGAGTTTCGGCTTCATCGGCGACCCCGGACCGAACAACTCGCGGTGGCTGGCCTTCGCCGAGGCGGTCAACAAGGCCCGGGGCGGGGACGGGTCCGGTTTCGCCGATTTCGCTCTCGGCAACGCGCGGATCTGGGCCGCGCCCGGAGCGCTGGCGATGACGTGCGCAGATGACCGTGGCTACAGCAGCTACGCGCAGCTGCGGAAGTTCCGCCGTCAGGCGGAGAAGATCTCGCCGAACTTCGGGGGAGCGTCATTCGACGCGCTCGGATGCACCGGTTGGCCGCTACCGGTCGCCAACCCTTCCCGCCCCCTGCTGACTCGTGGCCTGCCGCCATTCCTGGGAGTCGGCAGCACGTGGGGCGACTACGCATGGACCGAGAGCTTCACCAGGATGATCCCGGGATCAGTGACCGTCGGCTACGACGGGCCCGGCCATGTCATGTACCTGTCGGGCAAGACGTGCCCTATCCAACACGCCACCACGTACCTGACCGACCTGAGGCTGCCCAAGCCGGGTACCACCTGCCCTGCCGAATGA
- a CDS encoding sensor histidine kinase — MDRQAERWRVLITTPVRERSQRELAYALMLPFMVGAGLVHLVLVLLSVMLTANLVGVPMLALSVMAARGLGTANRRLARAWAGVRVPDPGPFCAGPGLLNRLGAALGDVTGWRAVIHSLLRLPVAVVACAAAAALWGGGLLLLGCPLWAQFSALAHLSPPGWPVAALVSAAGLALLLLAPWGVHLALAPERMLARTLLGPAPGDTRIRRLEQARALAAEDAIARLRRIERDLHDGTAARLVTLAMSLGMAQDELEQADQPERLQRARVLVDSAHRSAKETVAELRDLIRGIHPPALDQGLEVALATLTGRSPIPARFEADLPERPAPAIEAIAYFCTTELLANVVKHSGARHAAIEVQVRDGLLTLRVRDDGTGGAAIGTGSGLRGLAARVQTLDGMIDIHSPAGGPTVITVELPLHI, encoded by the coding sequence GTGGACAGGCAAGCAGAGAGGTGGCGTGTGCTGATCACTACTCCGGTGCGGGAGCGGTCGCAGCGTGAGCTCGCTTACGCGCTGATGTTGCCGTTCATGGTGGGAGCCGGCCTGGTCCATCTCGTTCTCGTGCTGCTGAGCGTCATGCTGACGGCGAATCTCGTCGGAGTGCCGATGCTGGCCCTGAGCGTGATGGCGGCCAGAGGGCTCGGCACGGCCAATCGACGGCTGGCACGAGCGTGGGCCGGGGTGCGGGTGCCCGATCCCGGCCCGTTCTGTGCCGGGCCGGGCCTGCTGAACCGGCTCGGCGCGGCGCTCGGTGACGTGACGGGATGGCGCGCCGTCATCCACAGCCTGCTCCGGCTGCCGGTGGCCGTGGTCGCCTGTGCGGCCGCCGCCGCGTTGTGGGGAGGCGGCCTGCTCCTGCTCGGCTGCCCCCTGTGGGCGCAGTTCTCCGCCTTGGCGCACCTGTCTCCCCCCGGCTGGCCGGTTGCGGCGCTGGTGAGCGCGGCCGGACTGGCGCTGCTGCTCCTCGCCCCGTGGGGCGTCCACCTCGCTCTGGCCCCCGAGCGCATGCTCGCCCGTACGCTGCTCGGGCCCGCGCCGGGCGACACCCGGATCCGCCGACTGGAGCAGGCACGGGCGCTGGCCGCAGAGGACGCGATCGCCAGGCTCCGCCGGATCGAGCGAGACCTGCACGACGGGACGGCGGCACGGCTGGTGACGCTGGCCATGAGCCTGGGCATGGCCCAGGACGAGCTCGAGCAGGCCGACCAGCCCGAACGGCTCCAGCGCGCCCGCGTCCTCGTCGACAGCGCGCACCGCAGCGCCAAGGAGACCGTGGCGGAGCTGCGTGACCTGATCCGCGGCATCCACCCGCCGGCACTCGACCAAGGGCTGGAGGTCGCCCTGGCCACGCTCACCGGACGGAGCCCGATCCCCGCCCGGTTCGAAGCCGACCTGCCCGAGCGACCGGCTCCGGCCATCGAGGCCATCGCCTACTTCTGCACGACGGAACTGCTCGCCAACGTGGTCAAGCACAGCGGCGCCAGGCACGCCGCCATCGAGGTACAGGTGCGTGATGGACTGCTGACCCTCCGGGTGCGCGACGACGGCACCGGCGGCGCGGCGATCGGCACCGGATCCGGATTACGCGGACTGGCCGCCCGGGTCCAGACGTTGGACGGCATGATCGACATTCACAGCCCGGCCGGAGGACCTACGGTGATCACAGTCGAACTCCCCCTGCACATCTGA
- a CDS encoding LuxR C-terminal-related transcriptional regulator has translation MRIVIAEDAVMLREGLCMLLTSRDHEVVAAVGDGDALLAAVAEHGPDIAVVDVRMPPTHTDEGLRAAIQIRRDHPEVGVLVFSQYIETRYATQLLAGGAHGVGYLLKERVADVKDFLAALDQIAVGQTVLDPEVVTQIMGASRRAETLGTLTPREREVLAMMAEGRSNNSIAAALFLSYGSVEKHVTQIFTKLGLSPSDNDHRRVLAVLHYLQA, from the coding sequence ATGCGCATCGTGATCGCCGAGGACGCCGTGATGCTCCGGGAGGGCCTGTGCATGCTGCTCACCTCCCGCGACCACGAGGTGGTGGCCGCCGTGGGCGATGGCGACGCGCTCCTGGCCGCCGTGGCGGAACACGGTCCCGACATCGCCGTGGTCGACGTACGCATGCCGCCTACCCACACCGACGAGGGCCTGCGAGCCGCGATCCAGATTCGCCGTGATCACCCAGAGGTGGGCGTGCTGGTGTTCTCCCAGTACATCGAGACGCGTTACGCGACCCAGTTGCTCGCCGGCGGCGCCCATGGCGTGGGATACCTGCTGAAGGAGCGCGTCGCCGACGTCAAGGACTTCCTGGCCGCGCTCGACCAGATCGCGGTCGGGCAGACCGTCCTCGATCCCGAGGTCGTCACCCAGATCATGGGCGCCAGCCGCCGCGCGGAGACCCTGGGCACGCTCACCCCGAGGGAACGCGAGGTGCTGGCCATGATGGCGGAGGGGCGTTCCAACAACTCCATCGCCGCCGCGCTGTTCCTGTCGTACGGCTCGGTGGAGAAGCACGTGACGCAGATCTTCACCAAGCTCGGCCTGTCTCCGTCGGACAACGACCACCGCCGGGTACTCGCCGTCCTGCACTACCTGCAGGCCTGA
- a CDS encoding transposase: MLPFAPIASLLIELDARTHFLDCFTHAGWRKLTKTAETKRNILAVLIAMATNLGLARMSEASGVSYDVLVWTMEWYVREETLREANTDIVDHHCQLGLAKVFGGGTILCCSTWWARH, encoded by the coding sequence ATGCTGCCGTTCGCGCCGATCGCCTCGCTGCTGATCGAGCTGGACGCGCGCACGCACTTCCTGGACTGCTTCACCCACGCCGGCTGGCGCAAGCTGACCAAGACGGCCGAGACCAAGCGCAACATCCTCGCCGTGCTCATCGCGATGGCCACGAACCTGGGCCTGGCCCGGATGTCGGAGGCCTCCGGGGTGTCCTACGACGTGCTGGTCTGGACGATGGAGTGGTATGTGCGGGAGGAGACGCTGCGCGAGGCCAACACCGATATCGTCGACCACCACTGCCAGCTGGGACTGGCCAAGGTGTTCGGCGGCGGCACCATTTTGTGCTGTTCGACCTGGTGGGCAAGGCACTGA
- a CDS encoding cytochrome P450: protein MRGLEAALDDLERAGKPADLVAHFALPVPSLGICELLGVPYADRAEFQDRSARLLDTSLPLEEQLSARREDRAYMAGLVARAQADPGEDMVGMLVREHGNDLSTDELIGIAGLPLLARHETTSNMLALGTLALLRHPDQLAMIRDDPAQVEPAIEELLRWLSIVHSLPPRTTTTDAEIAGQAIPAGPLVISSLPAASRDPAFIDNPDTLDITRGAAGHVASGHGVHHCVGAPLAPSRPHCGASPACTLRVTW from the coding sequence ATGCGCGGGCTCGAGGCGGCTCTGGACGATCTGGAGCGGGCCGGCAAGCCTGCCGACCTGGTGGCGCACTTCGCGCTGCCGGTGCCGTCGCTGGGGATCTGCGAACTGCTGGGTGTGCCGTACGCCGACCGCGCCGAGTTCCAGGACCGGTCCGCTCGCCTGCTGGACACCTCGCTGCCGCTGGAGGAGCAGCTCTCGGCGCGGCGCGAGGACCGGGCCTACATGGCCGGCCTGGTCGCCCGCGCGCAGGCCGACCCGGGCGAGGACATGGTGGGCATGCTGGTACGCGAACACGGCAACGACCTCAGCACCGACGAGCTCATCGGCATCGCCGGACTGCCGCTGCTGGCCCGGCACGAGACCACCTCGAACATGCTCGCCCTGGGAACCCTGGCCCTGCTGCGGCACCCAGACCAGCTCGCCATGATCCGCGACGATCCGGCACAGGTCGAGCCCGCCATTGAGGAACTGCTGCGCTGGCTGTCCATCGTGCACTCACTGCCGCCGCGCACCACCACGACGGATGCGGAGATCGCCGGACAGGCCATCCCCGCAGGCCCCCTCGTGATCTCCTCCCTGCCCGCCGCCAGCCGCGACCCCGCTTTCATCGACAATCCCGACACCCTCGACATCACCCGGGGAGCCGCCGGCCACGTCGCCTCCGGCCACGGCGTGCACCACTGCGTGGGGGCGCCGCTGGCGCCCTCCCGGCCCCACTGCGGCGCTTCCCCGGCCTGCACGCTGCGGGTGACCTGGTGA
- a CDS encoding VOC family protein, whose protein sequence is MALRLVQVNFKARDDSALGRFWAEALGWGVSSEGPGVTNLEPEGFVWPDPAGFYIDVVTVPDPETVKYRVHIDLATTSAAHQTELVARLKELGATPADVGQGDVPWTVLADPEGNVFRVLEPREVYRDTGPIAAVVVDCADPRAMARFWGEAVDWTLHEVTDDHARLRSAQGVGPYLEFLRTPDVKPVWNRVHIDLLPYPVDDQAAEVARLQSLGATLADVGQGDVPWVVLADPEGNEFCVLGRA, encoded by the coding sequence ATGGCGCTGCGACTTGTTCAAGTGAATTTCAAGGCTCGGGATGACTCGGCGCTCGGCCGGTTTTGGGCGGAGGCGCTTGGTTGGGGTGTGTCCAGCGAGGGACCCGGCGTGACCAACCTCGAGCCCGAGGGCTTCGTCTGGCCGGACCCCGCCGGCTTCTACATCGATGTCGTCACCGTCCCGGACCCCGAAACGGTGAAGTACCGCGTGCACATCGATCTCGCCACCACCTCTGCGGCCCATCAGACGGAGTTGGTCGCGCGCCTGAAGGAGCTCGGTGCGACGCCCGCCGATGTGGGCCAGGGTGACGTGCCATGGACGGTTCTGGCCGACCCGGAGGGCAACGTGTTCCGCGTGCTGGAGCCTCGGGAGGTCTACCGCGATACCGGGCCGATCGCCGCGGTGGTGGTCGACTGCGCGGACCCGCGGGCCATGGCGCGGTTCTGGGGCGAGGCGGTGGACTGGACCCTGCACGAGGTTACCGACGATCATGCGCGGCTGCGGTCCGCCCAGGGTGTCGGGCCGTATCTTGAGTTCCTCCGCACGCCTGACGTGAAGCCCGTGTGGAACCGGGTCCATATCGACCTGCTGCCGTACCCCGTTGACGATCAAGCGGCGGAGGTGGCCCGGCTGCAGTCCCTCGGTGCGACGCTCGCCGATGTGGGCCAGGGCGACGTCCCGTGGGTCGTCCTCGCCGACCCGGAGGGCAACGAGTTCTGCGTCCTCGGCCGGGCCTGA
- a CDS encoding DUF488 domain-containing protein has protein sequence MLRLVTIGVYGFGGESFLQRLRHADVRLLLDVRQRRGVRGPEYAWANSRRLQAALAHAGIAYEHHRELAPTTELRQLQYAEDDRQGVGKRSRRELAAEYTRRYTTEILDRADLTPIVAALPSSGTAALLCVERDPEACHRSLIGRRLTEQHHVTIEHLRPL, from the coding sequence GTGCTCAGGTTGGTGACAATCGGCGTCTATGGCTTCGGCGGCGAGTCCTTCCTGCAACGACTGCGGCACGCGGACGTTCGTCTGCTGCTCGACGTACGCCAGCGCCGCGGTGTCCGCGGACCCGAGTACGCCTGGGCGAACTCACGCCGGCTGCAGGCGGCCCTCGCCCATGCCGGGATCGCCTACGAGCACCACCGTGAGCTCGCCCCAACAACCGAGTTACGCCAGCTCCAGTACGCCGAGGATGACCGCCAAGGGGTCGGCAAGCGCTCGCGCCGCGAACTCGCTGCCGAGTACACCCGCCGCTACACCACCGAGATCCTCGACCGCGCCGACCTCACGCCGATCGTGGCGGCGCTGCCGAGCAGCGGGACCGCAGCGCTGCTCTGTGTCGAGCGCGACCCTGAGGCCTGCCACCGCTCGTTGATCGGCCGGCGGCTGACCGAGCAGCACCACGTCACGATCGAGCACCTGCGCCCGTTGTGA